From a single Anomalospiza imberbis isolate Cuckoo-Finch-1a 21T00152 chromosome 16, ASM3175350v1, whole genome shotgun sequence genomic region:
- the COX19 gene encoding cytochrome c oxidase assembly protein COX19: MSTAMNFSSKSFTPRPPDKGAFPLDHFGECSAFKERFMECLRRSGYESAACRQSAMAYLECRMDRHLMANEPLEKLGFKDLINEKSEEKPEKS, from the exons ATGTCCACCGCCATGAACTTCAGCAGCAAGAGCTTCACGCCGCGGCCGCCGGACAAGGGCGCGTTCCCGCTGGATCACTTCG GGGAGTGCAGCGCCTTCAAGGAGCGCTTCATGGAGTGCCTCCGCCGCAGCGGCTACGAGAGCGCGGCCTGCCGGCAGAGCGCCATGGCCTACCTGGAGTGCCGCATGGACAG GCATCTTATGGCGAATGAACCACTGGAAAAATTGGGATTTAAAGACCTGATAAATgagaaatcagaagaaaaacctGAGAAGTCGTGA
- the LOC137483726 gene encoding cytochrome P450 2K4-like has product MAVQSFLQYVDSSSLLCLAAGLFALLYFLSSSKKPVCNLPPGPRPLPLIGNLNVVDLKKPFQSLTELSKIYGNVFTVHFGPRKVVVLAGYETIKDALLNHAEEFGERAEIPIFRKMTQGNGIAFSHGKLWKTMRRFTLSTLRDFGMGKRTLEIRILEEVNSLIKYFESRHGKPFDTKMILNNAVSNVICSILFGERFEYDDPVFLTLLKLINQNTKLLGSPMVQLYNFYPSLGFLSGASKTVLQNILELNAFLQKLFQEHKEELNENDLTGFVDAFLVKQKQESKKPHTAFSNGNLMFSTLDLFAAGTETTSTTVRWGLLLMMKYPEIQRKIQEEMNHVIEPGELPKLEDRKKMPYTEAVIHEIQRFANIVPMGVSRSTPSDVNFRGYVIPKGTEIIPLLTSALNDELHWKTPDQFNPFHFLDANGNFIRREAFIPFSIGRRACLGEGLAKMELFLFFSGLLRKFVFQPPPGVDKSDLDLTADVGFTLTPMPHLVCAVPCE; this is encoded by the exons ATGGCCGTGCAGAGTTTCCTGCAGTATGTGGACTCCAGCTCGCTGCTCTGTTTGGCAGCAGGGCTGTTTGCTCTCCTTTACTTTCTCTCCAGCTCCAAGAAGCCAGTTTGCAATTTGCCCCCTGGGCCACGACCTCTTCCTCTGATTGGGAACCTGAACGTGGTGGACCTGAAAAAGCCGTTCCAGTCGCTGACAGAG CTCTCCAAGATATATGGCAACGTCTTCACGGTGCATTTTGGACCCAGGAAGGTCGTGGTACTGGCTGGATATGAAACCATCAAGGATGCCCTTTTAAATCATGCTGAAGAGTTTGGAGAGAGGGCAGAAATACCTATATTTAGGAAAATGACACAAGGAAATG GCATAGCATTCAGCCATGGAAAGCTGTGGAAGACTATGAGAAGATTTACCTTGTCCACACTGCGAGATTTTGGAATGGGAAAGAGAACCCTTGAGATCCGAATCCTGGAGGAAGTAAATTCCCTTATCAAATATTTTGAATCCCGTCATG GGAAACCATTTGATACAAAAATGATACTCAACAATGCTGTATCCAATGTCATCTGCTCTATATTATTTGGAGAGAGGTTTGAATATGATGATCCAGTATTTCTAACTTTGCTGAAGCTGATAAATCAAAATACTAAGTTGTTGGGCTCCCCTATGGTACAG TTATATAACTTCTACCCATCCCTTGGATTTCTGTCTGGAGCTTCCAAGACTGTGCTACAAAATATCCTTGAATTGAATGCTTTTCTCCAGAAGCTCTTCCAGGAACACAAAGAGGAGCTTAATGAAAATGACTTAACAGGCTTTGTCGATGCCTTTCTGGTGAAGCAAAAACAG GAGTCAAAGAAACCACACACTGCATTCAGCAATGGAAACCTCATGTTTTCAACCCTGGACCTCTTTGCTGCTGGGACTGAGACTACATCCACAACTGTGCGCTGGGGACTGCTTCTGATGATGAAATACCCAGAAATTCAGA GAAAGATTCAGGAAGAAATGAACCATGTCATTGAACCAGGAGAGCTGCCTAAGTTggaggacaggaaaaaaatgccttACACAGAAGCAGTAATACATGAAATACAAAGGTTTGCCAATATTGTCCCCATGGGCGTATCACGATCGACTCCCAGTGATGTGAATTTCCGAGGCTACGTGATTCCTAAG GGTACTGAGATTATTCCACTGCTGACCTCTGCTCTGAATGACGAGTTACACTGGAAAACCCCGGATCAGTTCAaccctttccatttccttgatGCCAATGGGAACTTCATTAGGAGAGAAGCATTTATTCCATTCTCCATAG GGCGAAGGGCTTGCCTTGGTGAAGGACTGGCCAAAATGGAGCTGTTCCTCTTCTTTTCGGGCTTGCTCCGCAAATttgttttccagcctcctccaggAGTGGACAAGTCAGACCTGGATCTCACTGCTGATGTCGGCTTTACCTTGACTCCCATGCCTCACCTGGTTTGTGCTGTGCCCTGTGAATGA